A part of Pseudoliparis swirei isolate HS2019 ecotype Mariana Trench chromosome 8, NWPU_hadal_v1, whole genome shotgun sequence genomic DNA contains:
- the ndufa13 gene encoding NADH dehydrogenase [ubiquinone] 1 alpha subcomplex subunit 13 → MAGSKVKQDMPPRGGYASFDYKRNIPKRGLSGYSMFGLGIGVMVFGYWRLFRWNRERRRLQIEDLEARIALMPLLQAEKDRRTLRVMRENLEEEAIIMKDVPGWKVGESVFHTTRWVTPLSEELCNLSPREEFLNMRFGFLSYL, encoded by the exons ATGGCGGGGTCCAAGGTGAAGCAGGACATGCCTCCTAGGGGAGGCTATGCTTCGTTTGATTATAAGAGAAATATTCCGAAACGAGGACTGTCAG GCTATAGCATGTTTGGCCTTGGGATTGGCGTCATGGTGTTTGGTTACTGGAGGCTTTTTCGCTGGAACAGAGAAAGGAG GCGTCTGCAGATTGAGGATCTGGAAGCCAGGATAGCTCTGATGCCTCTGCTGCAGGCAGAAAAAGACCGAAG GACCTTACGGGTCATGAGGGAAAATCTAGAAGAGGAGGCGATTATCATGAAGGACGTTCCTGGTTGGAAG GTTGGCGAGAGCGTCTTCCACACCACCCGCTGGGTCACCCCTCTGTCAGAGGAGCTGTGCAACCTGTCTCCTCGGGAAGAGTTTCTGAACATGCGGTTCGGCTTCCTGTCGTACCTGTAA